The Kribbella shirazensis genomic interval TTCATGCCCTTGAGCAGGTCGTCCTCGGTGCAGCCGGCCAGCGGCACCTGGAAGACGTACTGCGGTTGCCCGGCCGCGAACCCCTCCGCGATCCGGGGCGGCTTCCAGCCCAGCTTGCGGAGCTTGTCGCCGACGGTCGCGCCGGACGGCTCGATCACGTCCGGGCGGACGTCGCCGAGCCGCGGCTGCTGACCGCCGGCGATCGCGTCCTTGATCGTCTGCGCGTTCCACCGCCGGGTCGCCACCGGCGGACCCATCCGGATCCCGAACGCGCCGCGCTCCTGCAGGTGCGCGGCGAGCGGGCGCAGGTACGTGCCCAGGTCGATCGCGTCCCAGTCGACGACCGGGCCTTCCGGCAGGTAGGCGAGGTACCGCTTCACCTTCGGCATCTGCCGGTACAGCACCAGACCGACGCCGACGAGCTCGCTGGGGGTGCCCGGTTCGTACCAGCCGAGTGACTCCGCCTTCCACTCGCTCTTCACCGCGGCCCAGCCGGGGGTCTGCAGGAAGCTCGCCGACGGTTGCGCCGCGATGTAGGCCGCGTGCTCGTCGGACGAGATGGTCCGGATGCTCAAGTCACTCACGGTCGGTCAGGTTACCGGCCCGGCCCGTGGAACCGTAGGGGAGCCGTCGTCAGGTGGTGAGTCCGGTACGGTCTAGGCAACGGAGGGAGGGGAGATGAGCGTGCGACCGCTGCGGGCGGATGCGCAGCGCAATCGCGAGCAGATCCTCGTCGCCGCGGCGCGGGCGTTCACGAAATGCGGTCTGGAGGCGACGCTGGAGGGGATCGCGAAGGACGCCGGGATCGGCATCGGCACCCTGTACCGGCACTTCCCGACCCGTGAGCTGCTGATCGAGGCGGCGTACCGGAACGAGCTGGCCGCCGTCTGCGACGCGGCGCCCGCACTGCTCGACAAGCTGCCGCCCGTCGAGGCGTTGCGAGCCTGGATGGACCGGTACGTCGACTACATGACCCGCAAGCTCGGCATGGCCGACGCACTGCGCGCCGTGATCGCCTCCGGCGCGAACCCGTACGCCCAGAGCTTCGAGTTGCTGACCGGGGCGATCAAACCACTCCTGGACGCGGCCGCGGCAGCGGGAGACGTTCGCCCGGACATCTCCGCTGACGACGTACTCGCCGGCCTGTGCGGTGTCGCGCTCGCGACCGGCGCCAAGCGCGAACAGGCCGGCCGCCTCCTCAACCTCCTCCTCGACGGCTTGAGGTACGGCGCATGAAGGTCGCGTTGGTGACCGGATCGGCGTCGGGGATCGGAGCGGCGACAGCACGTCGACTGGCCGCGGACGGGATGACCGTCGCGGTGCACTCGCGATCCAGCCGGTCCACCGGAGAAGCTCTGGCCGCTGAGCTCGGCGGGTCGTACCACCAGGCAGATCTCTCGGACGACGCGGCGGCGTCCGCGCTGGTGCCCGAGGTGGTGGCGCAGCACGGGCGCCTCGACGTACTCGTGAACAACGCGGGCATCAGTTGGCCCGTCCCGCACGCGGACCTGGACGGACTGACCGCGGCGGACTGGCGCCGCCTGCTCGACGTGAACCTGATCGCGCCGTGGCTGTTGTGTACGGCGGCCCTCCCGGCGCTGCGCGAGTACGGCGGCTGCATCGTCAACGTCACGAGCCACGCGGGCGTCCGGCCGAAGGGCAGTTCGGTCGCGTACGCCGCCTCGAAGGCAGCACTGAACCACGTGACAAAGCTGCTCGCCGCAGCGCTCGGACCAGCAGTGCGGGTCAACGCGGTCGCACCGGGGCTGGTCGACACGCCACTCACCGAGTCGTGGACCGAGGCGCAGGAGCTGTGGAAAACCTCGAGTCCGATGCGCCGTGCGGCACAGCCGTCGGACGTCGCCGACCTGATTTCCGCAGTTGTCCACAACAGCTACCTGACCGGTGAGGTCATCCTGCTCGACGGCGGGCTGAACCTGCGCTGATTCTGTCGGCGCCTGCTCCTACGATCGCGGAATGTCGTTGGGTCGGGACTTCCGCCGGTTGTGGATCGCGTTCACGGTCAGCGCGTTCGGATCGGCGGTGGGGCTCGGCGCGCTGCCGTTGGTGGCCGTCCTGGCGCTGGACTCCAGCACCTTCGAGGTCTCGATGCTGGCCGCGCTGTCGGCGGTGGCCGGCGCGGCGCTCGCGTTGCCGACGGGGGACTTCATCGAGCAACGGCGGAAACGGCCGGTGATGATCGCGGCCGACCTGGTGCGGTTCGCCGCGCTGGCCTCGGTGCCGGTCGCGGCCGTGTTCGACGTACTGACGTATGGGCACCTGTGCGTGGCCGGCGTTCTCCAGGCGGCCGGGACGATCGCGTTCCAGTCGGCGAGCGGCGCACATCTGAAGGCGCTGGTTCCGGCTGAGGGACGGGCGGAGGCGAACAGCCGATTCGAGCAGACGAACTGGGTCTCGTTGAGCGTCGGTCCCGCGATCGGCGGCGTGCTGGTCAGCCTGGTCGGCGCGACGGTGACGCTGGCCGTCGACGCGGTCTCGTTCCTCGGGTCGGCGCTCGGCATCCGGCGGATCCAGCGGCCCGAGCCGGAGCCGGTGAAGCGGGTGGGCAAGCGCGACACCACGGCCGGCTGGCGGTACATCCTGCGGCACCGCGGCCTGCGCGTGCTGTTCTGGAACTCGCAGCTGTTCGGTGGTCCGGTGATGATGACGTCGCCGTTGTTCGTGGTCTTCATGTTGCGTGACCTCGGACTGGCCGCGTGGAGCTACGGGGTGCTCCTGGGCGTCTCGTGCATCGGCGGTGTGATCGGCGCGCGGATGGCACCGCGGCTGACCAGGCGGTTCGGGCTGCACTGGATGCTGCTGGTGTTCGGCGTACTGCGGGCGCCGTGGCTGCTGCTCCTCCCGCTGGCGCCGCACGGGTGGGGCGGGTTCGTGTTGCTCACCGTTGCCGAGACGGGGCTGCTCGTCGCAGCCGGAGCGTTCAACCCGTCGTTCGCGACGTACCGGATGGAGGTGACCGAGGACGGGTTCATGTCACGTGTGGTCGGGTCGTGGTCGATCAGCTCACGCTGTGTGCAGCCCGCGTTCATGGCGCTCGGTGGGGTGCTCGCGACGCTGATCGGGATCCGTGGCGCGCTCTGGGTCGCGGGGGCCTGCTGCGCGCTGAGCGCCGTACTGCTGCCGTGGCGGGCGGCTAAACCAGCTGCAGTGCCTGAGCCAGCCTGACGATCGAGCCCACCTCTTCCGGCTGGCCGTCGAGGTACTCGGCTGCCTTGCCGGGCGGCAGCACGAGGACTTCGGTGATCTGTTCGCCGTCCTCGGGGTTCGTCGGCTCGTGCTCGATGACGACGTCGGCGACGTAGTTGGCCCAGTACGAGACCGGGTGCGGGAGATGCGGACGGTACGGCGCGGGGCGGCGGTGGTCGGCGCGATGGGCGCCGAGCCAGGTCAGCGGACCGGTCAGCCGGGCGCCGGCCTCCTCGAGCAGTTCGCGACGGACGAGCTGCTCGATCGTCTCGCCCGGTTCGCGGGTTCCGCCGGGCAGGAAGCGCCAGCCGAGGTCGTTGGTGCACGCAATGATTCCGCCGGCGGTCCGGCAGATGACGTGGACGTTGCTGATCAGCTCGTCCGGCGGTTCCTCGACGGTGTAGCGGACGTCGAGCTCGCCCCACTCCCAGTAGCCCGGTGCGAACAGCTCAGGGAACCGTTCCGCCCAGGTCGACATAGCCTCATTCTGCGCTACCGTCGCTGCCATGGCGCAGTCAGATCCCGAACCCGAACCCACGACCGAGGCGGAGGCCGAGGCCGCGGAGCAGCCCGGGGTTCCGGTGAAGACGCAGGCCGAGAAGGACGCCGAGGCCGCGGAGCGAGCGCGCAACGCGGAGAACCGTTTCCAGTGGTGGTGCGCCGGGCTGACCGTGATGGTCGGCGTGTTCCTGCTCTCCGGCATGCTCCAGTCGGACCAGAGCTTCGGTGTCCTCGGTTGGCTCGGCGCGGTACTGACCTACATCTGCCTCATCGCGCTCACCGCCGCGTACGTCCTCTGCGCACGGGAACGCGTGAAGCTCCGGACCCGGGTGCTCGGCCCCGTCGACCTCTTCCAGGCCAGCACGGTCGTGGTCGTGATCGCGGTGATCTGCGGCCTCCTCGTACCGACGAACAGCAAGTCCGCCCTGGCGCTGCTCTTCCCCTGGGCGCTGAGCTACTGGATGTACGGCCTCCACCGAACGAAGAAGCCCGCCGACTAGTTCAAGTGGGCCCGGAGGTAGTCCAGGTCGGCCTTCTGGCCGTTGTTGGCGTTCGGGGTCTCGACGACCACCGGGGCGCCGGCGGTCTGCACGACCGCGACGATGTGCGCCGGGTCGATGTGCCCTTCCTCGAAGTTGCTGTGCCGGTCCGCGCCGGAGCCGAACTCGTCGCGTGACCCGTTCGCATGCACGAGGTCGATCCGGCCGGTGATCGCCAGCACCCGCTCGACGATCGTCGGCAGCTCCTCACCGGCCGCGTGGAAGTGGCAGGTGTCCAGGCAGAACCCGACGTTCTCCAGCCGGTCGTTGCCGGACGCCTGCACCGCGTCCCAGAGCCGCGCGATGCGCTCGAGCTGCCGGGCCATCGCGTTCTCACCGCCGGCCGTGTTCTCGATCAGCAGCGGCACCGGGAGCTCGGCCCGCTCGATGCACTTGCGCCAGTTGTCGAAACCGGCCTCCGGGTTGTCCTCGTCGCCGACGTGACCGCCGTGCACGATGACGCCCTTGACGTCGATCTCGGCCGCCTTGTCGAGCGTCTGCTGCAGCAGCTTGCGGCTCGGGATCCGGATCCGGTTGTTCGTGTTCGCGACGTTCAGCCGGTACGGCGCGTGCACGTAGAGGTCGACGCCCGCGGCGGCGGCCCGCTCCTTCAGCGCGTCCTCGCCGTCGGCGTACGCGAGCTTGGGCGCCTTGTAGTCCTGCGGATTCCCCAGGAAGAACTGCACCAGGTCGGCTCCCCGGTCGGCCGCCTCGGCCAACGGGTCCTCCTGGTCCACATGCGCGCCAAGCTTCACAGTCATACCCACACCCTAGAACCGCGCACCGACAGCTTTCAGCCGCCCCATCCGGCCGATCGGGTCACCTGGCGGGTCCCGGGCGCGGGCGGCTGGACCGGGCGGCCCTCGAACTCTGTGGACAGCACGATGTGGGTGTTCATCTCGCCGTGTTCGCCGAGGCGTTCGAAGAGGCCTTCGAGGTGGTGCATCGAGGTGACGCGGACGCGCAGCATCGAGCAGGAGCTGCCGCTCAGCTTGTGGATCTCGAGGACCTCGGGGAAATCCTCGGCGCGGGTGGTCTTGAGCAGGCAGCGTCCCGTCGTACAGCGCATCTGCACGAAGGCGGACAGCGGCTGGCCGGCCCTGGCCGGGTCCACCTCGGCGCGGTACCCGGTGATGACGCCGGCCTCTTCCAGGCGTCGTACCCGATCGGCGACCGCCGGCGGCGAAAGGTTGACCCGCTTGCCCAGCTGGTTGAACGACAGGCGGCCGTCGGACTGCAGTTCGGACAGGATCTGCCAGTCGGTGGGGTCCAGTTCGCGCTCCTGAAAGGTCATCTCCCCAGAACACCTTCGATTTCGACGGCGCACAAGCCCGGATGCCTTGCATCATGCATTCAGCGAGAACGGGCACCTTTCTAGCGTGGTGCGCATGCTCGTTCCTGTCGTTCTCGCAGCCGCCCTGATGAACGCGGCGATGATCGCCGCGAGCGCGGTGAGCACCATCCTGACCTCCGACGAACTCGGCTCCAGCCTCGCGGGGGTCCCGAACACGGCCGGCGTCCTGGGCACCGCGGCCGGCGCGATCGCGGTCGGCCGGTGGACCACCCGGCTCGGCCGCGCGCACGCGCTCCGCCTCGGGTACGGCGTGGGCGTGGCCGGCGCAGCGTTGACAGTCCTCGCCGCGGTGGGCGCGCCGATCGCGCTGTTGTTCGTCGGCATGTTCCTGCTCGGCGCCGGGAACGCAGCCAGCCTCTTGTCCAGGTACGCCGCCGGGGAGGCGGTCCCCGACTCCCGCCGCGCGTCGGCGATGAGCGCTGTCGTATGGGCCAGCACGGCGGGCGCCGCGGGTGGACCGTTCCTGATGGCGCCGTCCCAGACCTTCGCCTCGTGGCTCGGGCTGCCTGCGGTCGCCGGGCCGTTCCTGGTCGCCGTGACGGCAGTCTTGGCCGCACTGGTCGCGTCGTCTTACATCCGGACCGTTCACCCCGCCGAGGAACCCGCCCCGATCCGTCACGAGCAGACCCCGACCGGCCGTCGTACGTCGGTCCTCCTGGCCGCCGGCGTGATGGTCGCCGGGCACCTGGTGATGGTGGCGCTGATGTCGGCCGTCCCTGTGCACACCCACCATCACGGCGAGGGCCTCGGACTGCTGGGCGTGATGCTGTCCGCGCACACGCTCGGCATGTTCGCGCTGTCGCCGCTGACCGGCTGGTGGATCGACCGCACCGGTCCGCGCCCCGTGATGCTCGCAGGACTGCTGCTGCTGATCTTGTCCGCGCTACTGACCACGCAGTCCGGACTCGCCTTCACCCCGGCGCTGTTCCTGCTCGGGTACGCGTGGAACCTGTGCTACCTCGGTGGCAGTGCCTGCCTGCTCGGCACCCCGTTCGAGAGCAGGGTCGAGTCGTCCATCTGGGCGATCTCCGCCGTGGCCGCGGCCAGTTCACCCTGGTTGTACACGCTCGGCGGCTACCCGCTGTTGACAGTGATCTCGGTCGTTCTCGCCGTACCGTTGCTCGTGCTGGTACTCCGCCGCGACAAGCGCACTGTCGCCGTACCGTGACGCGGAGTCATCGGAAGAGGCCTGTGGATATGGTCGGTCCGCCGTCCGAACGCTGGTACTCTTTTGGATGTGGCCCGGTCCATCGACCGGGCTCGTTGTTTGGCGTCGGTGGCAAGTGCCGGCGCGGAACAGACCGCATCGCCCTCCTGCCACGGAAAGACCGTGGCCGCCAAGTCCGAAGGAGGTGGAGTTCGCGCATGCGTCGTTACGAAGTCATGGTGATCCTCGACCCGGAGCTCGATGAGCGCACCGTGGAGCCGTCCATCGACCAGTACCTGAACATCGTCCGCAAGGAAGGTGGCACGGTCGAGAAGCTCGACATCTGGGGTCGTCGCAAGCTCGCCTATGACGTGAAGAAGAAGGCCGAAGGCATCTACGCCGTCATCGACCTGACCGCCGAGCCGGCGGTCGTGAAGGAGCTCGACCGGCAGCTCACGCTGAACGAGTCGATCCTGCGCACCAAGGTCATCCGGCCGGACCAGCACTGAACCTGGGGTCGTCAGCAGCCATCGGTACTGTCGGCGCCAGCCGGTACCACTAGCTGTAGACACAGCCACACCCGATAGCAGGAGGAACGGCAATGGCAGGCGAACCACCCATCACCCTGATCGGAAACCTCACGGGTGATCCGGAACTGCGTTTCACGCCCTCGGGCGCCGCGGTGGCGAATTTCACCATCGCGTCAACCCCGCGGACGCTGGATCGGCAGAGCAACGAGTGGAAGGACGGGGAGACCCTCTTCATCTCGTGTTCGGTGTGGCGCCAGGTCGCCGAGAACGTTGCCGAGTCGCTGACCCGCGGTTCCCGGGTCGTCGTGCACGGGCGCCTGAAGGCGCGCAGCTACGACGACCGCGACGGGAACAAGCGCACCGTGTTCGAGTGTGACGTCGAGGAGATCGGCGCCAGCATGCGCTACGCGACGCTGAAGATCTCCAAGACCTCGCGCTCCGACGGCGGTGGCTTCGGTGGCGGTGGCGGCGGCAACCAGGGTGGCGGCTACGGCAACCAGGGCGGCGGCAACCAGGGCGGCGGCTTCGGCGGCGGCCAGGGCGGCGCCCAGCAGAACGACCCTTGGGCGACCCCGCAGGGCGGCGGACAGCCCGCCCAGCAGAACGACCCCTGGGCCAGCCAGGGCGGCGGCGGCTCGATGGAGGAGCCTCCGTTCTGATCGGCCCGCACATTCACCAGTAGTGACCATTCCGGCAGACCTGCCGGGCTCTGGAAGTAGGAAGAGAGCACCACAATGGCCAAGATCATTCGGAAGCCGAAGAAGAAGATCTGCGGCTTCTGCAAGGACAAGGCGACGTACGTCGATTACAAGGACACCGCGCTGCTGCGCAAGTTCATCTCGGACCGCGGCAAGATCCGCGCCCGCCGGGTGACCGGGAACTGCGTGCAGCACCAGCGCGATGTGGCCACCGCTATCAAGAACGCTCGTGAGGTGGCCCTGCTGCCGTACACGAGCACGGCTCGCTGAGGGAGGCGCGGACCATGAAGCTCATCCTGTCTCAGGAGGTCGAGGGCCTCGGGGCTCCCGGCGACATCGTCGAGGTGAAGGACGGCTACGGCCGTAACTACCTGGTCCCGCGCGGCCTGGCCATCGGCTGGACCCGCGGCGCCGAGAAGCAGATCCAGACGATCAAGCGGGCGCGTGACGCCCGGGCGATCCAGGGCAAGGAGCACGCGAGCGAGGTCAAGAACCAGCTCGAGCAGCTTGCCGTGAAGCTGGAGGTCAAGGCCGGTGACACCGGCCGGCTGTTCGGTTCGGTCACCCCGGCCGACATCGCCGGCGCCATCAAGGCCGCCGGCGGCCCGCTGGTCGAGAAGCGCGCGATCGCGATCGCGTCGCCGATCAAGACCACCGGCAAGCACCAGGTCGCCGTCCAGCTGCACCCGGAGGTGGCCGCCACGGTCCGCCTCGAGGTCGCAGCCGGCTGACCCTCGCACCACGAAGGCCCGCGTTCCCCGGTGGGGGACGCGGGCCTTGTCGTTTGCTGAACCGAACCCGTTCTCAGGGCTGCTCGGGAGCCGGCCAGTCGACGGGCTCCGGCTCGACCGCCTGGCCCTTCGCGCTGGGCGGCTCGACCGTGGGCCAGTCGACGGGCTGCGGCTCGATGCCCTCCGCCAGCGCCTGGGTGGGCGCCAGCAGAACGCCGACAGCAACCAACGCACTCGTGATCCGCGCCGCGCGGCGCACTCGTCGCTTCATTTCTTCGCCGGGTCCAATGCGTAGAGGACGGAGTTGAACACGACGACAGCGCGCGAGCCGGCGAGGCCCCAGGGCCGGATCGTGCCTTCCTTCATCGCGTAGGCGGTCCAGTTCGGCGACACGGCGTACGGGGTGCTGCTGAGCGTGCCGTAGAGCATCGATCCGGCGACCGACAGCGGCTGGAAGCCGGTAAGGGGCCTGGTGTTGTTCTTGGAGAGGGTCAGGTTGATCAGGCACTCACCCCAGGCGGCGAACTTGCGGTTCGGATCGGGAACCCAGTCCCAGCCGTCGGTGTCGCCCTTGCGTACGGGGCGGCAGACCGCGACGGGCTTGCCGCTCGCGGTCGAGTGCACCACCGGGACCACTTCTTCCGGATCCTTGGTGGAGGTCCACAGGACCTGGGCGTAGTCCGGGCCGGCCGAGACCACCTGCAGGACACCTCCCGTGCCGCCCGGCTTCTGCAGATCGAGCCGCGTCGGCTCCTTGCCCGGTTGCGCCCAGAAGAGCGGGCCCTGGAACTGCGCCATCAGGGTGCGGTCGCCTTCGGCGAGCAGGACAGTGGAGTTTCGCGGCTTCTCCGGCACCGCCTTGAGCTCACCGCCCGAGACCACCATCGCTCCGGAGTCGTTGGAGAGCACGATCAGCGGCGACTTGCCGAAGAACTGCACCTGGGCGGCGTCCGGCAACTCGATCGTCTTCGCCTCGGCGCCGCCGCCGGCCCAGTAGTACAGCGCGTCCGGCGTCGTGACGGCGAGCACCTGCTTGGAGTCGATGGAGGTGTACACCGGATTCTCGGCGTCCTTCGGCACCTTGTCCTGCCACAGCACCTTTCCGTTGCTGTCGAACACCGCGACCTTCTGGTCCGTGGTCAGGATCGCGACCTCGGTGCCGTCCGGCTTGATCGCCGGTGTGCTCTCCTCGGCGATGTCCACCGTCCAGCTCGCGTGGGCCGAGTAGCCGAGCGGCTGGGTCTTGGGGGCGAACTCGTCCGGCCGCACGTTCGGCCCGGGGAGGACCGGCAGTTTGGGCGACTCGGTCACCTTCGGCGTGCCCTCGCCGAGCTTGCTGAAGACGGTCAGGTACAGCGTCGTACCGGCGATCAGGACACCGGCGACCACGAACGCCAGCACGATCGGCCAGATCGGCTTCTTCTTGCGCGAGGCGGTCTCGATCGCCTCGACCTGGCCGTCCGGGTGGATGATCAACGGCCAGGAGGCGCCGTCCGCCTCGACCGCGGTAGCCTTCACGGCGCGGCCGAGCTGAGCAGCCTGCTCGCTGACGAGCTGGATCGCCGCCTGTCGCGGATCGTGATGATTGACCGGGTGACTCCGGCCCGCGATCTTCACCTCGGCGTTGTGGTCGTCGTACAGCCGGATGGTGACCTTGGGCCAGGAGGGGATCTTCTCAGCCACGATGTCCTCTCATTCCCGCCACAGGTCTCCCTCGTTCATCCGGTTCCGGCGTCCTCGTTCTAGCATGTCCCCCGCATGACGGCGTGCCTGGGATTCCGGGCATGCGGAAACCACGCGGGCCGGTCGGCTCGACTGACCCCGACAAGGGGGTAGAAACATCCTCGCCTGTGGATGGGTCACGCAAGTACACCCGGAAAGCGAGAGAATACGGTGGGCAACAGCCTGTGACGGACCGCGAGAGGAGGGGCCATGACGCAGAACCCGTGGACACGAGAGCAGTCACCGGGTCCGCAGCAGCCGTCGCCCGGTCCCGCGCCTCAGCCGGATCTCACCCCGCGGGGGCCGTCCGCCCCGCAGCACGGGGTGCCGGCGCCCGCGGAGGATCAGCGCCTGCCCAAGTTCGCGATTCCGGCTGCCGACACGCTCTGGTGGGTCGGTGTGCACGGTGGCGCCGGCGAGACCACGATGTCCGCGCTGCTCCCCGGGACCCGGGCGGCCAACCACCGTTGGCCGATCCCACCGCCGCCGGTGCCGACGCCGGTGATCCTGGTCGCCCGGACCCACGGGTCCGGTCTGCGCGCCGCGCAGCGAGCCGCGATCGAATGGGCCTCGGGAGTCGTCCAGGGGGTGGCTGTGCTCGGCCTGGTGCTGATCGCGGACGCCCCGGGCCGGCTGCCCCGGGTGCTCGACGACTTCGCCGACATCGTCGGTGGAGGTGTTCCGAGAGTCTGGGACATCCCGTGGATCGAGGAGTGGCGCAGAGGGGAGGCTCCCACGCCTGACAACACCCCGGACGAGGTTTTCGAAGTCCTTGAATCCATCTACGCTCTTCGCGCGTCAAACCCAGCGGACTACCCCGCCCCTTACTGAAAGGCTCTCGAGACAATGATGTTGCTTCACCTGGTTAGCGAGCTCCCGAACGTGTTGCCGCTGGAGGCGCCGCCCGCCCCGGTCACGGAAGGCCTGAACAAGGTTCTCGGCTGGGTCAAGTGGATCGCCTACCTGATCTGTGCCCTCGGCATCATCATCGCCGGCGCCATGATGGCGATCGGTCAGCGCCGCGGCGAGGGTGGCGAGCACGCCGCCCGGCTCGGTTGGGTCCTGGCGGCCTGTATCGTCATCGGCGCCGCGACCGCCCTCGTCGACGCCCTGAAGTGACCCGGGCGCGCGGAGAGTTGCTCGGAGGCTGATCGTAGGTGGGACTGTTCAGCAGGGACCAGGACTCCGGTGACGACGGCGACGGCGAGAAGACCAGCTTCCTCGAGGAGCGTGGCTTCATCGCGTCGGCGATCGTCATCGGAGCGGTGGTGATCTGCCTGGTGGTCTGGTTCTTGGCGGGTGGCCGCTCGGACAATCCGACGGCCAACCCGAGTCAGTCGCCGAGCACGATCGCTCCCACCGGACAGCCCACCGAAGAAGAGTCGACCGAGCCGCCGCCGGCCTCGCCGACCGAAGTACCGAGCGCCACCCGGACCACACCGCCACCGCCCAACAGCCGCACCGGCGGCTGCCACGCCAAGAACCCGAGTCAGACGATCCCCAGGGTCGCCGCCCCGGTCGCGGTCTCGTGGCAGTTCGAGGGAAAGATGCTGATCCCCATTCAGGCAGCGAGCGGCCCCGCGAGCACCAGCCCGAACGGCGTGCGCTCCTGCTTCGCGCATTCGCCCACCGGCGCCGTGCTGGCGGCGATGGTCCTGCTTGGGCAGCTCCAGAACCCGGAGGTCGGCATCGACGCGCTGCAGAGCCGGGTGTACCCCGGTCCCGGCCGGGACGCGGCCATCGCCGCGGCCAAGCAGGCGACCAGGACGCCGCAGTCGACCGTCGCCGGTGACATCCAGTTCGCCGGCTTCAAGGTCCTCGACTACCCGCCGAACGCGAGCCGGGCCATCATCCAGATCGTCGCCGTCCTGAACAACAAGGCGTACGGCGCGATGCCGGTCACCATGCGGTGGTACAAGGGCGACTGGTACGCGGACCTGCAGACCGACGGCAGCTTCAACGGCTCGCTCGAGCCGGACATCCTGACCAGTCTCAGCGGTTATGTCAGGTTCAGTGGTGCGGCATGATCGCCCTCGGATGCTCCGGATGGCCTTGGGACTGGGACGACTGTTTCAAGGAGGGCCTGCAGACCGCGCTGGAATGGGCCTTCGGCAAGTTCTTCGACTTCATCTTCGAAGCGATCGCCAACGTCGTCATCAAGGCCGTCGAGGCGGTCATGAAGGCCGTCGGCCTGCTCTGGGTCTACATCCCCACCCCGGACATCGCGGAGAACACACCGGCCCTGTGGATCCAGGGCCATATCAACTTCATCATGGTGTTCATCGCCTCGATCTCGGTCATCGTCGGTGCGATCCAGATGGCGATCTCGCAGCGCGGTGAGCCGCTCCGGGAGATCCTCCGTTCGCTGATCACCCTGGTCGTGGTGACCGGGTCCGCGGCGGTCTTCGCGGGCACCCTGATCGCCGCCGCGGACCGGTTCTCGACCTGGATCATCGACTCGGCGCTGGAGAAGGACGACCACGCCTATGTGAGGAACCTGGGCAAGGTGATGGAGTCGGACTTCGGCTGGTTGCTGGTGATCTTCGTCGGCATCCTGATGGTGATCACGGCCATCGTCCAGCTGGCGCTGATGATCGTCCGCTACGGCATGCTCGTTCTCCTGGTCGGTGTGCTTCCGCTGACCGCGGCGGCGACCAACACCGAGATGGGGATGATGTGGTTCAAGCGGGCGCTCGCCTGGCTGGCCTCGTTCATCATCTACAAACCGGTCGCGGCGATCATCTATGCCACCTCGTTCAGTCTGATGGGTTCGAGAGGCGATTCGCACATCCTCAAGATCATCATGGGCGTGACGCTGATGATCGTGGCAGTCGTCGCGCTGCCGGCCATTCTTCGCTTCGTCTCGCCAAGGACGTCCTGACATGATGCCGCTGAGTGTCCTCGACTGGGCGATCGACCTCATGCAGAAGGCCCTTGAGGTCATCCTCGAGCCCGTCATGGAAGTGGTGATGAAATTCGTGTTCGAGCCAATCCTGAAGGCCTTTGCCTCGGCGGTCGGAACCCTCATGAGCACGATCGCCACCTTCTGGGTCTACGTGCCGACCATCGCGATCGGGAACGACGACGGTACGCCGGCCAACGACACGGTCA includes:
- a CDS encoding MFS transporter codes for the protein MSLGRDFRRLWIAFTVSAFGSAVGLGALPLVAVLALDSSTFEVSMLAALSAVAGAALALPTGDFIEQRRKRPVMIAADLVRFAALASVPVAAVFDVLTYGHLCVAGVLQAAGTIAFQSASGAHLKALVPAEGRAEANSRFEQTNWVSLSVGPAIGGVLVSLVGATVTLAVDAVSFLGSALGIRRIQRPEPEPVKRVGKRDTTAGWRYILRHRGLRVLFWNSQLFGGPVMMTSPLFVVFMLRDLGLAAWSYGVLLGVSCIGGVIGARMAPRLTRRFGLHWMLLVFGVLRAPWLLLLPLAPHGWGGFVLLTVAETGLLVAAGAFNPSFATYRMEVTEDGFMSRVVGSWSISSRCVQPAFMALGGVLATLIGIRGALWVAGACCALSAVLLPWRAAKPAAVPEPA
- a CDS encoding SDR family NAD(P)-dependent oxidoreductase, with product MKVALVTGSASGIGAATARRLAADGMTVAVHSRSSRSTGEALAAELGGSYHQADLSDDAAASALVPEVVAQHGRLDVLVNNAGISWPVPHADLDGLTAADWRRLLDVNLIAPWLLCTAALPALREYGGCIVNVTSHAGVRPKGSSVAYAASKAALNHVTKLLAAALGPAVRVNAVAPGLVDTPLTESWTEAQELWKTSSPMRRAAQPSDVADLISAVVHNSYLTGEVILLDGGLNLR
- a CDS encoding NUDIX domain-containing protein, yielding MSTWAERFPELFAPGYWEWGELDVRYTVEEPPDELISNVHVICRTAGGIIACTNDLGWRFLPGGTREPGETIEQLVRRELLEEAGARLTGPLTWLGAHRADHRRPAPYRPHLPHPVSYWANYVADVVIEHEPTNPEDGEQITEVLVLPPGKAAEYLDGQPEEVGSIVRLAQALQLV
- a CDS encoding TetR/AcrR family transcriptional regulator — its product is MSVRPLRADAQRNREQILVAAARAFTKCGLEATLEGIAKDAGIGIGTLYRHFPTRELLIEAAYRNELAAVCDAAPALLDKLPPVEALRAWMDRYVDYMTRKLGMADALRAVIASGANPYAQSFELLTGAIKPLLDAAAAAGDVRPDISADDVLAGLCGVALATGAKREQAGRLLNLLLDGLRYGA
- a CDS encoding deoxyribonuclease IV gives rise to the protein MTVKLGAHVDQEDPLAEAADRGADLVQFFLGNPQDYKAPKLAYADGEDALKERAAAAGVDLYVHAPYRLNVANTNNRIRIPSRKLLQQTLDKAAEIDVKGVIVHGGHVGDEDNPEAGFDNWRKCIERAELPVPLLIENTAGGENAMARQLERIARLWDAVQASGNDRLENVGFCLDTCHFHAAGEELPTIVERVLAITGRIDLVHANGSRDEFGSGADRHSNFEEGHIDPAHIVAVVQTAGAPVVVETPNANNGQKADLDYLRAHLN
- a CDS encoding Lrp/AsnC family transcriptional regulator; the protein is MTFQERELDPTDWQILSELQSDGRLSFNQLGKRVNLSPPAVADRVRRLEEAGVITGYRAEVDPARAGQPLSAFVQMRCTTGRCLLKTTRAEDFPEVLEIHKLSGSSCSMLRVRVTSMHHLEGLFERLGEHGEMNTHIVLSTEFEGRPVQPPAPGTRQVTRSAGWGG
- a CDS encoding peptidoglycan bridge formation glycyltransferase FemA/FemB family protein, yielding MSDLSIRTISSDEHAAYIAAQPSASFLQTPGWAAVKSEWKAESLGWYEPGTPSELVGVGLVLYRQMPKVKRYLAYLPEGPVVDWDAIDLGTYLRPLAAHLQERGAFGIRMGPPVATRRWNAQTIKDAIAGGQQPRLGDVRPDVIEPSGATVGDKLRKLGWKPPRIAEGFAAGQPQYVFQVPLAGCTEDDLLKGMNQLWRRNIKKAAKAGVEVTQGGPEDIKAFHALYVETAHRDHFTPRPLPYFEKMYAAMANQPADCCDFRIYNAHHEGDLVASTIWVRVGGHSWYSYGASSTAKRDVRGSNAIQWRMMTDALAAGASVYDLRGITDTLDPNDPHVGLIQFKTGTGGEAVEYVGEWDLPLNKALYTAFDLYMRRR